In one window of Azoarcus olearius DNA:
- a CDS encoding beta-ketoacyl-ACP synthase III, with protein sequence MAEARAVYITATAAFLPNAPVGNDDIEAVLGRIGGRPSRARRLVLRNNGIESRHYAIDPASGAATHTNAQLTAAAIRALEAPGFALDTLECLATGTSLPDQLMPNHGVMVHGELGTPACEVVSTAGICLAGMTALKYAWLSVLAGNSRNAVASGSELASAVMRAAHFEAENEARVDALETHPEIAFEKDFLRWMLSDGAGAFLLQDAPRPDAPSLRIDWFELSSQAHAQPACMYAGADKDADGSLRGWARFSAAEWGRRSIFAVKQDVRQLNEQVVRQTLEIPLASLIARRGLKADAIDWFLPHMSSAYFRQPVADCLARLGCAIPPERWFTNLAQRGNTGSASIFIMLDELVRSGRLRRGQRLLCFVPESGRFSSGFLHLTVV encoded by the coding sequence ATGGCTGAGGCGCGCGCGGTCTACATCACCGCCACCGCGGCCTTCCTGCCCAACGCGCCGGTCGGCAACGACGACATCGAGGCGGTGCTGGGCCGCATCGGCGGGCGGCCGTCGCGCGCGCGCCGCCTGGTGCTGCGCAACAACGGCATCGAAAGCCGCCACTACGCGATCGACCCCGCGAGCGGCGCCGCCACCCACACCAACGCCCAGCTCACCGCCGCCGCCATCCGCGCGCTGGAAGCGCCCGGCTTTGCGCTCGACACGCTGGAATGCCTTGCCACCGGCACCTCGCTGCCGGACCAGCTGATGCCCAATCATGGCGTGATGGTGCACGGCGAACTCGGCACCCCGGCGTGCGAAGTCGTCTCCACCGCCGGCATCTGCCTCGCCGGCATGACCGCCCTGAAGTACGCCTGGCTGTCGGTGCTGGCGGGCAACAGCCGCAACGCGGTCGCGAGCGGTTCCGAACTCGCCTCGGCGGTGATGCGTGCGGCGCACTTCGAGGCCGAGAACGAGGCTCGCGTCGATGCGCTGGAGACGCACCCCGAGATCGCCTTCGAGAAGGACTTCCTGCGCTGGATGCTGTCCGACGGCGCCGGTGCCTTCCTGCTGCAGGACGCGCCGCGGCCGGATGCGCCCTCGCTGCGCATCGACTGGTTCGAGCTGTCCTCGCAGGCCCACGCCCAGCCCGCGTGCATGTACGCCGGCGCCGACAAGGACGCCGACGGCAGCCTGCGCGGGTGGGCGCGCTTCAGCGCCGCCGAATGGGGCCGGCGCTCGATCTTCGCGGTCAAGCAGGACGTCCGCCAGCTCAACGAACAGGTGGTGCGGCAGACCCTGGAAATCCCGCTCGCCAGCCTGATCGCGCGCCGCGGGCTGAAGGCGGACGCGATCGACTGGTTCCTGCCGCACATGTCGTCCGCTTATTTCCGCCAACCGGTGGCAGACTGTCTGGCCCGGCTCGGCTGCGCGATCCCGCCCGAGCGCTGGTTCACCAACCTCGCGCAGCGCGGCAACACCGGCTCGGCGTCCATCTTCATCATGCTCGACGAGCTGGTGCGCAGCGGCCGCCTGCGCCGCGGCCAGCGCCTGCTGTGCTTCGTGCCGGAAAGCGGCCGCTTTTCCAGCGGCTTCCTCCACCTCACCGTGGTGTAA
- a CDS encoding serine hydrolase domain-containing protein has translation MPASPRPAARIAHPVAALARRLLAPAAILLLGACAAIQPPPRPAHVGSGDYAYTRDYLRWLIGQEMEENRITGLSIALVDDQRVVWAEGFGKEDAERDVAAGPHTRYRMGSIAKVLTATAAMQMAERGEIDIDRPLADYLPGFSVRSRFDDRTPITPRNIMHHHSGLPANYLKGMMGGDPPPFTTLVEAVREEYVAYPPEFIFGYSNLAVTLLGAALEQRAGLPFADHMAKSLIEPLGMTETRFESNPALRVYDARGQIEALPLRDLPSGGLVSSVADMSRFMRMVFAGGRSGNTQLLRPETLHEMLRAQNEHIALDLGFRVGLGWLLSGIEIRNAGLVASHGGTLFDSHSMMVVLPEHKLGVIVASNSGTSQGTVKKIATEALIHALEAKAGIRQPEAAAIAQPEVRLAPEQLASYSAWYDSMVGLIRVKPRAGALDADVMGHTLQLRAQPGGQFGLRYKLFGLIPVQVGAFDGVRISAAAIGGHEVLVGHFGDDTMLVGEKLAPRPIPRTMLDYVGEYEIVGKPPGLAPDRLALRVEDGMLIGECSFSELPGFMLRIALNPISPTEAVISGLGTGKGETIRILPGEGRRLLFSGLELRQKTN, from the coding sequence ATGCCCGCCTCGCCCCGCCCCGCCGCCCGCATCGCCCACCCCGTCGCCGCGCTGGCCCGCCGCCTGCTCGCCCCGGCCGCGATCCTGCTGCTGGGCGCCTGCGCGGCCATCCAGCCGCCGCCGCGACCCGCCCACGTCGGCTCCGGCGACTACGCCTACACGCGCGACTACCTGCGCTGGCTGATCGGGCAGGAGATGGAAGAGAACCGCATCACCGGACTGTCGATCGCGCTGGTCGACGATCAGCGCGTGGTGTGGGCGGAAGGCTTCGGCAAGGAAGACGCCGAGCGCGACGTCGCCGCCGGCCCGCACACGCGCTACCGCATGGGTTCGATCGCGAAGGTGCTGACCGCGACCGCGGCGATGCAGATGGCCGAGCGCGGCGAGATCGACATCGACCGCCCGCTGGCCGACTACCTGCCCGGCTTTTCGGTGCGCTCGCGCTTTGACGACCGCACCCCGATCACGCCGCGCAACATCATGCACCACCACTCCGGGCTGCCGGCGAACTACCTGAAGGGCATGATGGGCGGGGATCCGCCGCCCTTCACCACGCTGGTGGAGGCCGTGCGCGAGGAATACGTCGCCTACCCGCCGGAATTCATCTTCGGCTACTCCAACCTGGCCGTCACGCTGCTCGGCGCGGCGCTCGAACAGCGCGCCGGCCTGCCCTTCGCCGACCACATGGCGAAAAGCCTGATCGAACCGCTGGGCATGACCGAGACCCGCTTCGAATCCAACCCTGCGCTGCGGGTGTACGACGCGCGCGGGCAGATCGAGGCGCTGCCGCTGCGCGACCTGCCCTCGGGCGGGCTGGTTTCCAGCGTGGCCGACATGAGCCGCTTCATGCGCATGGTGTTCGCCGGCGGACGCAGCGGAAACACCCAGCTGCTGCGCCCCGAAACCCTGCACGAGATGCTGCGCGCGCAGAACGAACACATCGCGCTCGACCTCGGTTTCCGCGTCGGCCTGGGCTGGCTGCTGTCGGGCATCGAGATCCGCAACGCCGGCCTCGTCGCCAGCCACGGCGGCACCCTGTTCGATTCGCACAGCATGATGGTGGTGCTGCCCGAGCACAAACTCGGCGTCATCGTCGCCTCCAACTCGGGCACCTCGCAGGGCACGGTCAAGAAGATCGCCACCGAGGCGCTGATCCACGCGCTCGAAGCCAAGGCCGGCATCCGCCAGCCGGAGGCCGCCGCGATCGCGCAGCCCGAAGTGCGGCTGGCGCCGGAGCAGCTGGCGTCCTATTCGGCCTGGTACGACTCCATGGTCGGCCTCATCCGGGTCAAGCCGCGCGCGGGCGCGCTCGATGCCGACGTGATGGGCCACACGCTGCAGCTGCGCGCCCAGCCGGGCGGCCAGTTCGGCCTGCGCTACAAGCTGTTCGGCCTGATTCCGGTGCAGGTCGGCGCGTTCGACGGCGTGCGCATCTCGGCGGCGGCGATCGGCGGCCACGAAGTGCTGGTGGGCCACTTCGGCGACGACACCATGCTGGTCGGCGAAAAGCTCGCGCCGCGCCCGATCCCGCGCACCATGCTCGACTACGTCGGCGAATACGAGATCGTCGGCAAACCGCCCGGCCTCGCGCCGGACCGCCTCGCGCTGCGCGTGGAAGACGGCATGCTGATCGGCGAATGCAGCTTCTCGGAGTTGCCCGGCTTCATGCTGCGGATCGCGCTCAACCCGATCTCGCCGACCGAGGCGGTCATCTCCGGCCTGGGCACCGGCAAGGGCGAAACCATCCGCATCCTGCCGGGTGAAGGCCGCCGCCTGCTGTTCTCCGGCCTCGAACTGCGCCAGAAGACCAACTGA